One window of Gemmatimonadaceae bacterium genomic DNA carries:
- the pdxA gene encoding 4-hydroxythreonine-4-phosphate dehydrogenase PdxA → MRPRLAVTLGDPRGIGPEIVAALGADERVARAADLVIVGPAGTGVAVQHAVGQWAPRQSAANAGRLAGLAIERAVQLARSGDVQGIVTAPIDKAALLAGGYDYPGHTEMLAALTGARVAMMLASDRLRVVLATTHIALRDVPDAVTPQAIASAAAVTRAGLQDWFGIAQPRIALCALNPHAGDGGRFGHEDERILMPAARAAGLAGPFPADTVFVRALRGEFDAVIAPYHDVGMTAIKVASFGSAVNVTLGLPFPRTSPDHGTAMDIARMGKADPSSMVAAVELAAWIAARLESRTVGG, encoded by the coding sequence GTGCGTCCGCGCCTCGCCGTCACGCTCGGCGACCCGCGCGGCATCGGGCCGGAGATCGTCGCCGCGCTCGGGGCCGATGAGCGCGTGGCGCGGGCCGCCGACCTGGTGATCGTGGGGCCCGCCGGCACCGGCGTGGCCGTGCAGCACGCGGTGGGGCAGTGGGCGCCGCGCCAGTCGGCCGCCAACGCCGGCCGCCTGGCCGGTCTCGCCATCGAGCGGGCCGTGCAGCTCGCCCGGTCGGGCGACGTCCAGGGCATCGTCACCGCGCCCATCGACAAGGCGGCGCTCCTCGCCGGCGGCTACGACTATCCCGGTCATACGGAAATGCTCGCCGCGCTCACCGGCGCCCGCGTGGCCATGATGCTCGCCTCCGACCGGCTGCGCGTGGTGCTGGCCACCACGCACATCGCGCTGCGCGACGTGCCCGACGCCGTGACCCCGCAGGCCATCGCGTCGGCCGCCGCCGTCACCCGCGCCGGCCTGCAGGACTGGTTCGGCATCGCCCAGCCGCGCATCGCGCTCTGCGCGCTCAACCCCCACGCCGGCGACGGCGGGCGGTTCGGCCACGAAGATGAGCGAATCCTTATGCCCGCGGCGCGGGCCGCCGGACTGGCCGGCCCGTTCCCGGCCGACACCGTGTTCGTGCGCGCCCTGCGCGGCGAGTTCGACGCCGTGATCGCGCCTTATCACGACGTGGGGATGACGGCGATCAAGGTGGCCTCGTTCGGCAGCGCCGTGAACGTGACCCTGGGGCTGCCCTTTCCGCGAACCAGTCCGGATCACGGGACGGCGATGGATATTGCGCGAATGGGGAAAGCGGACCCGTCGAGTATGGTCGCGGCCGTGGAACTAGCGGCGTGGATCGCGGCGCGATTGGAGAGTAGGACGGTAGGGGGGTAG